CACAGGCTTCGAGATCGTGTGGGTCTACCATACCACAACCGAGGATTTCCACCCAACCGGTATGCTTGCAGAAACTACAGCCTTCGCCACCGCAAATATTACAACTGATGTCCATTTCCGCACTTGGTTCTGTGAATGGGAAATAGCTTGGACGGAGACGAATCTTGGTATCAACACCGAACATTTCACGGGCAAATGTAAGAAGAACCTGTTTCAGGTCGGTAAAGCTAACGTTCTTGTCTACGTAAAGCCCCTCTACCTGATGGAAGAAACAGTGGGCACGTGCGCTGATAGCCTCGTTTCGATATACACGACCCGGACAGAGAACGCGGATTGGCGGCTCGTGGGTAGACATATAATGCGCCTCATCGTTGGAAGTATGGCTGCGGAGAATAACGTTCTTTGTAACGTCCATCGTGTTTGAACGCTCAATGAAGAATGTATCCTGCATATCTCGTGCGGGATGGTCGGCAGCGAAGTTGAGCATCGTGAATACGTGCTTGTCGTCGTCAATCTCCGGTCCCTGATAGAGCGTGAATCCCATACGG
The Prevotella sp. HUN102 genome window above contains:
- the pheS gene encoding phenylalanine--tRNA ligase subunit alpha, with the protein product MILEKIEELLKEVSTISAKNAEEVELLRLKYLSKKGEINALMNEFRNVAADQKKAVGMKINELKTIAQDKINDLKESLETKEAQSDDIDLTRTAYPVGLGTRHPLTLVKNEIIDIFARMGFTLYQGPEIDDDKHVFTMLNFAADHPARDMQDTFFIERSNTMDVTKNVILRSHTSNDEAHYMSTHEPPIRVLCPGRVYRNEAISARAHCFFHQVEGLYVDKNVSFTDLKQVLLTFAREMFGVDTKIRLRPSYFPFTEPSAEMDISCNICGGEGCSFCKHTGWVEILGCGMVDPHDLEACGIDSSVYTGYAFGMGVERITNLKYRVSDLRMFSENDVRFLKEFESAL